In Pseudovibrio brasiliensis, one DNA window encodes the following:
- a CDS encoding mandelate racemase/muconate lactonizing enzyme family protein: protein MSLALNPAVAPIKSIEFIPVNYKASNWSQNTVVVKVTDENGVYGLGEADGSPDAILAYANIETEHKWLTNITEKAIGRLPIEINAIWDAMYDATQWQGMRGLGMFALSGIDMALYDLAGKQLGVPAYQLLGGTNKDKVHPYLTLYPAIPVDASLDVAIKGYAPLLEKAKAHNIRAVKVCVPIKADWSTKEVAYYLRELRGILGHDTDMMVDYLYRFTDWYEVARLLNSIEDLELYFAEATLQHDDLSGHAKLVENTRSRICGAEMSTTRFEAEEWITKGKVHLLQSDYNRCGGLTELRRITEMATANNVQVMPHNWKTGITSAAAIHYQFAVGNAPYFEYVHPEFCDGELRKYLVTPEAELVDGGFAKPTAPGLGIDLNQEFLASL, encoded by the coding sequence CGCCCATCAAATCCATCGAGTTCATTCCGGTCAATTACAAAGCCAGCAACTGGAGCCAGAACACAGTTGTCGTCAAAGTAACCGACGAAAACGGTGTCTACGGCCTTGGCGAAGCTGACGGATCCCCTGATGCGATCCTCGCTTACGCCAACATCGAAACAGAACACAAATGGCTGACCAACATCACCGAAAAAGCGATTGGTCGCCTGCCTATCGAAATCAACGCCATCTGGGATGCCATGTATGACGCCACGCAGTGGCAGGGCATGCGTGGTTTGGGCATGTTCGCCCTTTCCGGCATCGACATGGCCCTTTACGACCTTGCGGGCAAACAGCTCGGCGTCCCGGCTTACCAACTGCTCGGCGGCACCAACAAGGACAAGGTCCATCCATACCTGACACTCTATCCAGCCATTCCGGTGGATGCGTCTTTGGACGTGGCCATCAAGGGCTACGCGCCACTGCTGGAGAAAGCCAAGGCACACAACATCCGCGCGGTGAAAGTGTGCGTGCCGATCAAAGCGGACTGGAGCACCAAGGAAGTCGCCTACTATCTGCGTGAGCTGCGCGGCATCTTGGGTCACGACACGGATATGATGGTGGACTACCTCTACCGCTTTACCGACTGGTACGAAGTGGCGCGTCTGCTCAACTCCATTGAGGATCTGGAGCTGTACTTCGCAGAGGCGACGCTGCAGCACGACGATCTCAGCGGTCACGCCAAGCTGGTAGAAAACACCCGCTCCCGCATTTGCGGCGCAGAGATGAGCACCACCCGCTTTGAAGCCGAGGAGTGGATCACCAAAGGCAAAGTGCATCTGCTGCAGTCAGATTATAACCGCTGCGGCGGCCTGACAGAGCTGCGCCGTATCACAGAGATGGCAACCGCCAATAATGTGCAGGTGATGCCTCATAACTGGAAGACCGGCATCACATCCGCTGCCGCGATCCATTACCAGTTCGCTGTCGGCAATGCGCCATACTTTGAGTACGTGCATCCAGAATTCTGCGATGGCGAACTGCGTAAGTATCTTGTCACTCCGGAAGCTGAGCTGGTGGACGGTGGTTTTGCCAAACCAACTGCTCCGGGTCTCGGTATTGATCTGAACCAGGAGTTCTTGGCGAGCCTCTGA